Proteins encoded together in one Lathyrus oleraceus cultivar Zhongwan6 chromosome 5, CAAS_Psat_ZW6_1.0, whole genome shotgun sequence window:
- the LOC127084391 gene encoding transcription factor RF2b, whose product MSTHLQDPPSNSNYNPNVPSSTPSPNPFIRGSAAPHAAAAAESYHHHRRAHSENNYRIPDEMMDLSPSNPLNGGGSSTASLEEIGSEDDLFFTYIDVEKLGGCSNGSNRGGNGSDQSGYGNGAGTSGQNDGEKSLNEATTPRTRHRHSCSVDGTTSTSMLGEIMDAKKAMPPDKLAELWTHDPKRAKRILANRQSAARSKERKARYIQELERKVQTLQTEATTLSAQLTLYQRDTSGLSSENTDLKLRLQAMEQQAHLRDALNDALMKEVERLKIATGEAMNPSESYNLGMHPMQFTESNFFSMPQQHSGPSGHLNIQYPQFSHSPSNMPTHQLQQTNSRQMSEMWQNDHLGSFKGLDISSKGSALVKSEGPSISASESSTTF is encoded by the exons ATGTCAACACATCTGCAAGATCCACCTTCAAACTCAAACTACAATCCCAATGTCCCATCATCCACACCCTCTCCCAACCCCTTCATCCGCGGCAGCGCCGCTCCACACGCCGCCGCCGCCGCCGAATCCTACCATCACCACCGGAGAGCGCACTCCGAGAACAACTACCGCATTCCCGACGAAATGATGGACCTATCACCGTCAAATCCGTTGAACGGAGGAGGCTCCTCCACCGCGAGCCTGGAGGAGATCGGATCGGAAGACGATCTGTTCTTCACGTACATTGACGTGGAGAAGCTCGGAGGATGTAGTAATGGTTCGAATCGTGGAGGAAATGGATCGGATCAAAGCGGTTACGGTAACGGAGCGGGGACTAGCGGTCAAAACGACGGGGAGAAGAGTCTGAACGAAGCTACTACGCCGAGAACGAGGCATAGGCATAGTTGCTCCGTCGACGGTACAACGTCGACGAGTATGTTGGGAGAGATCATGGATGCTAAGAAAGCTATGCCTCCGGATAAACTCGCCGAGCTTTGGACTCATGATCCAAAGCGTGCCAAGAG AATTCTTGCAAATAGACAGTCTGCTGCACGTTCAAAAGAGAGAAAGGCTCGATATATACAAGAGCTTGAGCGCAAGGTTCAGACCCTTCAAACAGAGGCCACAACTCTCTCTGCTCAATTGACATTATATCAG AGGGACACAAGTGGTCTGAGTTCTGAAAATACCGACCTTAAGCTCCGTCTGCAAGCCATGGAACAACAGGCACACCTTCGAGATG CTCTTAATGACGCGTTGATGAAGGAAGTTGAGAGGCTTAAGATTGCTACCGGAGAAGCAATGAACCCTTCTGAATCTTATAATCTTGGAATGCACCCGATGCAATTCACAGAGTCAAATTTCTTTTCAATGCCACAACAACATTCAGGTCCTTCTGGTCACCTGAACATACAATATCCTCAATTCAGCCACTCTCCATCTAACATGCCAACTCATCAGCTGCAACAAACCAATTCTCGCCAAATGTCAGAGATGTGGCAAAACGATCACCTCGGTAGTTTTAAGGGACTTGACATCAGTAGCAAAGGATCCGCCCTCGTGAAGTCCGAAGGTCCCTCAATATCTGCAAGTGAGAGTAGCACTACATTTTGA